CCGCGCGCTCGACGAGCAGTTGCGCGGCCTCCACGGCGGCGCTCAGCGGCGCGCCGCGCATCGAGGCGCTCCGGTCCAGCACCAGGTTCATCGCCACGGGCGCACGGGGCGCGTCCGACTCGGCCTCCACGGTGACGAGCAGGTGAACATCCCGGCCGCGCTCACCGTCGCGCTCGACCGCCCAGGCCGTCAACTTCATTGCTTCAACCTCCGCGCGTGCGCCCCGATGGTGCCGCGTCGCCTCAGTATCGCCTACATGGCCCGTGCAGGCACAGCCCCGTCCACCCCGGCGAACACCACGCGCCCGTCCACCTTTTCCAGTAGGGCCATCTCACCCCCCGAGAATTCCGCGAGCAGCTCGGAAGACCCGGTGGCCACCAGCACCTGGGTCTCGGTGGAGGCCCGCCGCAGCAGCCCCGCGAGCACCGGCAGCACGCGCGGGTGGAGGCCCACCTCGGGACCGTCGAGGCCCACGAGCGGCGGCTTCCGGGGCGACAGGCACAGCGCCGCCAGACAGAGGAAGCGGAGCGTCCCGTCCGACAGGTCCGCCAGCGTCAGCTCGTCCCTCACGCCGGCCTCGCGCCAGACGCCGATGACCGTGCCCGGCCCGCCCCGGGGTTTGACCGAGAGTGAGTGGAAGGAGGGAATGGCCGAGCGCAGGTGCGCCTCGAGCTCGCGCCAGCGCTCGGGGTGCTCCACCATCAGGTGGAAGAGCACGGCGCTCAGGTTGGAGCCATCCAGCGCCAGCAGGGGCTCCGGCTCGGAGGGGACGGGCCGACGCACCGCCGAGCCCCTCCCGACCTCGAAGCCCGGATGGCAGCGCCAGCCGGAGAGGAACTCCCGGAAGCTGGCCACGACGCGCAGGGCGGGGTCGAGCTCCCCGCGCAGCGCGAGCTCGTCCGGAGGCACCGTGCGAGGCACCGGGAGCACGCGGGGCCGGGGCGGCTCCCACATCACGGTGCGAACCGTCCCCTTCCCTCCCTTGAAGTCGAGGAACGTGAACGGCTCCGATTCCCGACCGCTCGCGTCACGCTCCACCGAGGCGAGCCGCTCCGAGGTGACGCGGGGAGCCTCCAGGGGCCCGCCGAGGCTCACCGCGTATCGCAGGCTCCGGCCGGTGCCACTCGTGACGCACAAGGACAGGTGGATGCGCTCGGGTGCACCTGCGTGGAACAGCCGCTGGCCCGTGCCGCGAGGGTCCAGCCCGGGTGGGAGCGGGTGTGCCGCGGCGAAGGAGAGCAGGGCCAGACAGTCGAGGAGCGAGGACTTGCCCGACCCCTGCGCGCCGGAGAGGACGGTGAGCGCACCGAACCGCGCCTCGAAGCCCTCCAGGGCCCGGTACCCATCCACCCGCAGCCCGGTGAGGCGGAGGGGCGGCGCCAGCGGGCCCTGGGCGCCGAGCCGAGCACGGACGGCCGCGAAGGGCTCCAGCT
This is a stretch of genomic DNA from Archangium violaceum. It encodes these proteins:
- a CDS encoding AAA family ATPase, which gives rise to MESPSESNTREATPEGRLVADILLSWRRNGAWPPVEALRLEHVEARETLDALLDMGLLRVHSEHCRPSLGALLRFGPEAELAGFDRLLPSLKDAWRRNRAQAWSAEELGALSGLPTAEVAQVLELFASELDIADALFGDDAGLVGAIQLSPVVMELEPFAAVRARLGAQGPLAPPLRLTGLRVDGYRALEGFEARFGALTVLSGAQGSGKSSLLDCLALLSFAAAHPLPPGLDPRGTGQRLFHAGAPERIHLSLCVTSGTGRSLRYAVSLGGPLEAPRVTSERLASVERDASGRESEPFTFLDFKGGKGTVRTVMWEPPRPRVLPVPRTVPPDELALRGELDPALRVVASFREFLSGWRCHPGFEVGRGSAVRRPVPSEPEPLLALDGSNLSAVLFHLMVEHPERWRELEAHLRSAIPSFHSLSVKPRGGPGTVIGVWREAGVRDELTLADLSDGTLRFLCLAALCLSPRKPPLVGLDGPEVGLHPRVLPVLAGLLRRASTETQVLVATGSSELLAEFSGGEMALLEKVDGRVVFAGVDGAVPARAM